From one Pseudomonadota bacterium genomic stretch:
- a CDS encoding DUF3800 domain-containing protein — MNIYIDESGSFVNASTTGKWNAVAAVAAPEAARRKIDQLVQRIRLRPGSSASAEVKLHELSEDSYLHFLAALAPLNVAVFCTATDAGLNTTDRVCRHQREQVAQIRKNLDKMRHEGGRLGVELMATQLENLSPQLYVQLVCQIYLMFDVIARSINYFAQRVPGALREFRWRVDQKNSSRTAFEDAFEKLSPALLQTMSFTEPFMKVDGFDYSRMKQYEFIDGKAPAYLRQDYAIKADKAFNIQKMIRGNIRFVDSKVVPGIQAADLVVSGIRRCLRRQFVNNEAVAAELGKLMLQARHDAPSLKLVSFGDEVALDKSTADVVRLMSTKSKRMVK; from the coding sequence GTGAACATATACATCGACGAGTCAGGCTCGTTCGTCAACGCCTCGACGACCGGCAAATGGAACGCCGTCGCCGCAGTCGCAGCACCTGAAGCGGCCAGAAGAAAGATCGATCAACTTGTTCAGAGAATCAGATTGCGCCCTGGTAGCTCGGCATCGGCGGAAGTCAAGCTCCATGAGCTGAGCGAAGACAGTTATCTGCACTTCCTCGCCGCACTCGCGCCGCTCAACGTCGCAGTCTTTTGCACTGCGACGGATGCTGGACTGAATACAACAGACCGAGTTTGCAGGCATCAGCGGGAGCAAGTCGCACAGATACGAAAGAACCTTGATAAGATGAGGCACGAAGGCGGTAGATTGGGAGTCGAACTCATGGCCACTCAGCTTGAGAATCTGTCTCCGCAGCTCTACGTCCAACTGGTGTGTCAGATCTATCTGATGTTCGATGTGATTGCTCGATCAATTAACTACTTTGCTCAGCGAGTTCCTGGCGCACTCCGTGAGTTCAGATGGCGGGTTGACCAAAAGAACAGCTCGCGTACCGCTTTTGAGGATGCCTTTGAGAAGCTTAGTCCGGCGCTGCTCCAAACCATGTCTTTCACCGAACCCTTCATGAAAGTCGATGGCTTCGACTACAGCAGAATGAAGCAGTACGAGTTCATCGACGGAAAGGCGCCCGCGTACTTGAGACAAGACTATGCAATCAAGGCCGACAAAGCATTCAACATCCAGAAGATGATCCGAGGGAACATTCGATTCGTCGATTCGAAAGTAGTGCCCGGGATCCAGGCAGCAGATCTCGTAGTTTCCGGGATCAGACGCTGCCTTCGAAGGCAGTTCGTCAACAATGAAGCTGTCGCTGCAGAGCTGGGAAAACTCATGCTGCAGGCACGTCATGATGCGCCGTCACTGAAACTTGTTTCCTTCGGAGACGAGGTGGCCCTCGATAAGTCTACAGCTGACGTGGTGAGGTTGATGTCCACGAAGAGCAAGCGGATGGTCAAGTAA